A region of Ramlibacter agri DNA encodes the following proteins:
- a CDS encoding efflux RND transporter periplasmic adaptor subunit translates to MRLTTALCALALLAPVAASAADYPGLVQPLHDVTLSSGVGGIVASRRVHPGSKVGAGQVLMVLDDRLQSVEAQRRRVIQEDNSELKATVDRVRIAKGLYDDAQKVYDKTGSISRDELARLEADYLSAQGRLEQLQAQKQREKLEQQGAEQEKQMRQLVAPVSGVVTKVDIEPGEWAKPGEALIRLVDASTLVFKTNIPMAAVGGVRQGGVLPVLVEGDGARVAQVPARITFVSPVADAASGLVEVRASIANPGGKLRAGSKAVLRLGAPVPTAAEGKL, encoded by the coding sequence ATGAGGCTGACTACCGCCCTGTGCGCGCTGGCATTGCTGGCGCCAGTGGCCGCGAGCGCCGCGGACTACCCCGGCCTGGTGCAGCCGCTGCACGACGTGACCCTCAGCTCCGGCGTCGGCGGCATCGTCGCCAGCCGCCGCGTGCACCCGGGCAGCAAGGTCGGCGCCGGCCAGGTGCTGATGGTGCTGGACGACCGCCTGCAGTCCGTGGAGGCGCAGCGCCGCCGCGTGATCCAGGAGGACAACAGCGAGCTGAAGGCCACCGTGGACCGCGTGCGCATCGCCAAGGGCCTGTACGACGACGCGCAGAAGGTCTACGACAAGACCGGCTCCATCAGCCGCGACGAACTCGCGCGGCTGGAAGCCGACTACCTGTCGGCGCAGGGCCGGCTGGAGCAGCTGCAGGCGCAGAAGCAGCGCGAGAAGCTGGAGCAGCAGGGCGCCGAGCAGGAAAAGCAGATGCGCCAGCTGGTCGCGCCGGTGTCCGGCGTGGTGACCAAGGTGGACATCGAGCCCGGCGAGTGGGCCAAGCCCGGCGAGGCGCTGATCCGCCTGGTCGACGCCAGCACGCTCGTCTTCAAGACCAACATCCCGATGGCCGCCGTGGGCGGCGTCAGGCAGGGCGGCGTGCTGCCGGTGCTGGTGGAAGGCGACGGCGCGCGCGTGGCGCAGGTGCCGGCCCGCATCACCTTCGTCTCGCCGGTGGCCGACGCGGCCAGCGGCCTGGTGGAGGTGCGTGCCTCCATCGCCAACCCGGGCGGCAAGCTGCGCGCCGGCAGCAAGGCGGTGCTGCGGCTTGGCGCCCCCGTGCCCACCGCCGCCGAAGGCAAGCTATGA
- a CDS encoding TolC family protein — protein MKPVLLALSLAAGLAALAPAAAQGLQPPRTIAGLETQPPPLLHGDVPILPRQLAQLVAARNPEIRYSRLGVEVAAYLSSAEASLYETVLYGSAVGDDVDRQRTIEERVSSAASLSVLNERSQSYEAGLKQRLPTAGEMSLAYKVVRRSNNIIASSTNNLQDTEWTSGLVVTLKQPLLRNAGRGVLETDRRVAELEREVQWAQFRQQVLKSTADALNLYWQLQRAQEARRLRDESMNNVQKMAQDVDARIEAGRTPPAARLEVQSILAGREAELLRADLAEHEAEAKVLTALGIPSTGPALHLKATDTPLPPNAQPEPLDEALQRALDQWPPYRVSQLRLEQGRLRLAFADNQRQPQLDFSATYNATGLAYDRIEAKKLATRDQYPEWTLGLNFEMPLGGNGKAGGQYQAQAVRVQQNLLELEAIRTSLSNDLSQRREDLVSALRQVAQAQKDVDLRKQVEDNERDRYRLGVGLLRNWLDRENETYEARQRLSDAVMRAQSARVAWQFAQGSLLDEYDIALRSE, from the coding sequence GTGAAGCCCGTCCTGCTCGCGCTGTCTCTGGCGGCGGGGCTGGCGGCGCTCGCGCCCGCGGCGGCGCAAGGGCTGCAGCCGCCGCGCACCATCGCCGGTCTGGAGACCCAGCCGCCCCCGCTGCTGCACGGTGACGTGCCGATCCTGCCGCGCCAGCTTGCCCAGCTGGTGGCGGCGCGCAACCCCGAAATCCGCTACAGCCGCCTCGGCGTGGAGGTGGCTGCGTACCTGAGCTCCGCCGAAGCCTCGCTGTACGAGACCGTCCTCTACGGCTCCGCCGTGGGCGACGACGTCGACCGCCAGCGCACGATCGAGGAGCGCGTTTCCAGCGCCGCCTCGCTGTCGGTGCTGAACGAGCGCTCGCAAAGCTACGAAGCGGGCCTGAAGCAGCGCCTGCCCACCGCCGGCGAGATGTCGCTGGCCTACAAGGTGGTCCGGCGCAGCAACAACATCATCGCCAGCTCCACCAACAACCTGCAGGACACCGAGTGGACCAGCGGGCTGGTGGTGACGCTGAAGCAGCCGCTGCTGCGCAACGCCGGCCGCGGCGTGCTGGAAACCGACCGCCGCGTCGCCGAACTGGAACGCGAAGTGCAGTGGGCGCAGTTCCGCCAGCAGGTGCTGAAGTCCACCGCCGACGCGCTGAACCTCTATTGGCAGCTGCAGCGCGCGCAGGAGGCCCGCCGCCTGCGCGACGAGTCGATGAACAACGTGCAGAAGATGGCGCAGGACGTCGACGCGCGCATCGAGGCCGGCCGCACGCCGCCGGCCGCGCGGCTGGAAGTGCAGTCCATCCTGGCCGGCCGCGAGGCGGAGCTGCTGCGCGCCGACCTCGCCGAGCATGAGGCCGAAGCCAAGGTGCTGACCGCGCTGGGCATCCCGTCCACCGGCCCGGCCCTGCACCTGAAGGCCACCGACACGCCGCTGCCGCCCAATGCGCAGCCCGAGCCGCTGGACGAGGCGCTGCAGCGCGCGCTGGACCAGTGGCCGCCGTACCGCGTGTCGCAGCTGCGCCTGGAGCAGGGCCGCCTGCGCCTGGCCTTTGCCGACAACCAGCGGCAGCCGCAGCTGGATTTCAGCGCCACCTACAACGCCACCGGCCTCGCCTACGACCGCATCGAGGCCAAGAAGCTCGCCACCCGCGACCAGTACCCGGAGTGGACCTTGGGCCTCAACTTCGAAATGCCGCTGGGGGGCAACGGCAAGGCCGGCGGCCAGTACCAGGCGCAGGCCGTGCGCGTGCAGCAGAACCTGCTGGAGCTGGAAGCGATCCGCACCTCGCTGTCGAACGACCTGTCGCAGCGGCGCGAAGACCTGGTGTCGGCGCTGCGCCAGGTGGCGCAGGCGCAGAAGGACGTCGACCTGCGCAAGCAGGTGGAAGACAACGAGCGCGACCGCTACCGCCTGGGCGTGGGCCTGCTGCGCAACTGGCTGGACCGCGAGAACGAAACCTACGAGGCGCGCCAGCGCCTGTCCGATGCCGTGATGCGCGCCCAGTCGGCGCGGGTGGCGTGGCAGTTCGCGCAGGGCAGCCTGCTGGACGAGTACGACATCGCCTTGAGGAGCGAATGA
- a CDS encoding SapC family protein: protein MFQKVVPVNKERHASKKIKEVSGFGFASNFHIAYVTMQEFARAASIFPIVFLEDKDKDEFRPVVLLGLNAGENLFVGKDGKWQASYVPAIIRRYPFALTAAGNDGQYVVCIDEESPLVSDTEGAPLFNEKGEPTQVIENVKRYLAELQQMDGFTREFCKFLQANNMFTPLNMRVREASRVKNISGCYVINEERLNNLSDEKFLEFRAKRYLPAVYSHLISLAQTERLVKLHEDAQPAAAAAEAAKAPAKKSAAKQ, encoded by the coding sequence GTGTTCCAGAAAGTCGTCCCGGTCAATAAAGAACGCCACGCCTCGAAGAAGATCAAGGAGGTCTCCGGCTTCGGTTTCGCGTCCAATTTCCACATCGCCTACGTGACGATGCAGGAGTTCGCCCGCGCCGCCTCGATCTTCCCGATCGTGTTCCTGGAAGACAAGGACAAGGACGAATTCCGTCCGGTGGTCCTGCTGGGCCTGAACGCCGGCGAGAACCTGTTCGTGGGCAAGGACGGCAAGTGGCAGGCTTCGTACGTGCCGGCCATCATCCGCCGCTACCCCTTCGCGCTGACTGCCGCCGGCAACGACGGCCAGTACGTGGTGTGCATCGACGAGGAAAGCCCGCTGGTCTCCGACACCGAAGGCGCGCCGCTGTTCAACGAAAAGGGCGAGCCCACCCAGGTCATCGAGAACGTCAAGCGCTACCTGGCCGAGCTGCAGCAGATGGACGGGTTCACCCGCGAGTTCTGCAAGTTCCTGCAGGCCAACAACATGTTCACCCCGCTGAACATGCGCGTGCGTGAAGCCAGCCGCGTGAAGAACATCTCCGGCTGCTACGTCATCAACGAAGAGCGCCTGAACAACCTGTCGGACGAGAAGTTCCTCGAGTTCCGCGCCAAGCGCTACCTGCCGGCCGTGTACTCGCACCTGATCTCGCTGGCCCAGACCGAGCGCCTGGTCAAGCTGCACGAAGACGCGCAGCCGGCCGCTGCCGCCGCGGAAGCCGCCAAGGCTCCCGCCAAGAAATCCGCGGCCAAGCAGTAA